A window from Gossypium raimondii isolate GPD5lz chromosome 7, ASM2569854v1, whole genome shotgun sequence encodes these proteins:
- the LOC105804100 gene encoding glutamate receptor 1.3 isoform X1: MDFARKAKWTFVLVTILFSLVQLSSANHTSINDTSIEMIHVGLILDAQSWVGKIVDSCISMAISDFYSQNCHYQTKLVVHTRDSGGDPLLLLSQALVLLENFKLDAIIVAENSAGVKVLAELGSRVKIPIISLFAAGLSLSSFEYPHLIQIGEDESSRAKAVAAIVEAFSWRSAILIYEDNDSARPILSSVTGFRLDQHVALLTSSTDEEIVEQLMKLMSLQMTVYVVHMTPILASRLFLNAKQLGMLTQGYAWITTDMITNFMNSMDPSVFESMQGVVGFKPHIPASKELRRFAIRWRSKNLNENKNLEEMEMNVYGIWSYDMVWAVATAAERVMTRHPHILHQETRLNMNFTTVRSSESGLVFMDEILQSRFKGISGGFQLTNGRLIPKEIEIVNVFKGDRIIGYWNPENGIASIMKEENHTETNSTSSSKLEGVIWPGGTMNIPKGWSLRGKRLRIGVPVTNEFRELISVVHDPQTNDIIVTGFCVDVFKEAVQSLDYEVHYDFIPFEDANGRMAGSYDDLILQVCHKNYDAVVGDITIISRRFAYVDFTLPFTDLGIGVVVPKINNDIWVFLKPLCGDLWITVAAFFIFTGVVIWFIERPINEEFQGSPSEQIGMIFWYSFSTLVFSHKKPLSNLSKFVVIIWVFVVLIITSSYTATLASMLTVKQIQLSSRDNDAWVSSDISNFTFETRRRRANHSPEEYADALRRGSKNGGASSIIDEIPNLKVFLAKYPSDYTMIKSKAITGGFGFVFPKRSPLVQDISSAIMRLREEKRLEMMENKWFNSESSFTTLDPESNPNRLNIHSFGGLFLVTGISSISALGVCLFQKRQSIKIHLNSSLDSLKGYFNVKIIGRQKERS, translated from the exons ATGGATTTCGCAAGAAAGGCTAAGTGGACATTTGTTTTAGTTACAATCTTGTTTAGTCTTGTACAATTATCGTCAGCCAATCATACAAGTATCAATGATACTTCCATAGAAATGATTCATGTAGGGTTGATTCTTGATGCGCAATCTTGGGTGGGAAAAATTGTTGATAGCTGCATTTCCATGGCTATATCCGATTTTTACAGTCAGAATTGTCACTATCAAACAAAACTAGTTGTGCATACCAGAGATTCTGGGGGTGATCCGTTGCTTCTTCTATCCCAAG CCTTGGTTCTCttggaaaatttcaaattggaTGCCATTATTGTTGCGGAAAATTCAGCAGGAGTGAAGGTTTTAGCGGAGTTGGGATCTAGAGTAAAAATTCCAATTATTTCACTCTTCGCAGCTGGTCTATCTTTGTCCTCCTTTGAGTATcctcatttaattcaaattggtGAAGATGAGTCTTCTCGAGCCAAAGCCGTCGCTGCCATTGTTGAAGCATTCAGTTGGAGAAGTGCTATCCTCATTTATGAAGATAATGATTCTGCAAGACCAATCCTTTCTAGTGTGACTGGTTTTCGTCTTGATCAGCATGTTGCCCTTCTAACATCATCTACTGATGAAGAAATCGTTGAGCAGCTCATGAAGCTCATGAGTTTGCAGATGACTGTATATGTGGTGCATATGACACCTATTCTAGCATCTCGACTTTTCTTAAATGCTAAACAGCTTGGAATGTTGACTCAAGGGTATGCTTGGATAACAACTGATATGATTACtaatttcatgaattcaatggATCCATCAGTCTTTGAGTCAATGCAGGGGGTGGTAGGATTCAAACCTCACATTCCGGCATCAAAGGAGCTTCGCAGGTTCGCAATCAGGTGGAGGAgtaaaaacttaaatgaaaataaaaatttagaagaaatGGAGATGAATGTGTATGGCATATGGAGCTATGATATGGTTTGGGCTGTGGCAACAGCAGCGGAAAGGGTGATGACTCGACATCCTCATATCCTACACCAAGAAACCAGATTGAATATGAACTTCACCACTGTTCGGTCCTCAGAAAGTGGTTTGGTATTTATGGATGAGATATTACAAAGTAGATTTAAGGGAATAAGTGGTGGCTTTCAACTTACTAATGGCAGGCTGATCCCAAAGGAAATCGAAATTGTAAATGTATTCAAGGGAGATAGGATAATTGGTTATTGGAATCCAGAAAATGGGATTGCCTCAATAATGAAGGAAGAAAACCACACTGAAACGAACTCAACATCATCTAGTAAACTTGAAGGTGTTATTTGGCCCGGAGGAACTATGAACATTCCCAAAGGGTGGTCTCTACGTGGGAAGAGGTTGAGGATTGGGGTTCCAGTGACTAATGAATTCAGAGAATTAATTAGTGTTGTTCATGATCCCCAAACGAATGATATAATTGTAACTGGATTCTGTGTTGATGTGTTTAAGGAAGCCGTTCAGAGTTTAGATTATGAAGTACATTACGATTTTATCCCGTTTGAAGATGCCAACGGACGAATGGCAGGATCTTATGATGATCTTATCCTTCAGGTTTGTCATAAG AATTATGATGCTGTTGTGGGGGATATAACAATCATCTCTCGCAGATTTGCATATGTCGATTTCACGCTGCCATTCACTGACTTAGGCATCGGAGTTGTAGTGCCAAAAATCAACAACGACATCTGGGTTTTCCTGAAGCCTCTTTGTGGAGATCTGTGGATAACTGTCGctgctttctttattttcactgGCGTTGTGATTTGGTTTATTGAACGTCCCATCAACGAGGAGTTCCAAGGCTCACCGTCTGAGCAAATAGGAATGATCTTTTGGTACTCTTTCTCAACTCTTGTATTTTCCCACA AGAAGCCGTTGAGCAACTTGTCGAAGTTTGTAGTGATAATATGGGTGTTTGTTGTGCTTATAATAACCTCAAGCTACACCGCAACTTTGGCTTCCATGTTAACAGTTAAACAGATACAATTGAGCTCAAGAGACAACGATGCATGGGTTTCAAGTGATATTAGCAACTTTACATTTGAAACTCGCAGACGAAGGGCAAACCATTCTCCGGAAGAATATGCCGATGCTTTAAGAAGGGGAAGTAAGAATGGTGGTGCGTCATCTATTATTGATGAAATACCAAACCTTAAAGTATTCCTTGCCAAGTACCCTTCTGATTACACCATGATCAAATCGAAGGCTATAACAGGCGGTTTTGGCTTT GTTTTCCCTAAACGTTCCCCACTTGTCCAAGACATTTCAAGTGCAATTATGAGGTTAAGAGAGGAAAAAAGGCTGgaaatgatggaaaataaatggTTTAACAGTGAATCAAGCTTTACAACTCTGGACCCAGAAAGCAATCCCAACAGGCTAAACATTCATAGCTTTGGGGGTTTGTTTCTTGTCACAGGAATCTCTTCAATTTCAGCTCTGGGGGTATGCCTATTTCAGAAACGACAATCCATCAAAATCCACCTCAACAGTAGCTTAGACTCTTTAAAAGGGTACTTCAATGTGAAAATAATAGGAAGACAAAAAGAACGAAGTTGA